Proteins encoded by one window of Arachis ipaensis cultivar K30076 chromosome B04, Araip1.1, whole genome shotgun sequence:
- the LOC107637070 gene encoding extensin-like, translating into MRKKTIAKRPPREKVYKLPIKSSTCSQDRTFTPSPSPPTSPPQTDPMARTKNPSRVPFSAKPTPPPKEPSSRSGSSKPSSSKGKRPAAPEPASEPHQPKSRSVPLRSQRGKTRVPLKSVREPDIDPFAHKSHFMTSHSN; encoded by the coding sequence ATGAGAAAGAAAACCATTGCTAAAAGGCCTCCTCGTGAAAAAGTTTACAAGCTTCCCATAAAATCTTCAACTTGCTCCCAAGACCGAACCTTTACTccctctccttctcctcctacctcacCTCCTCAGACTGATCCTATGGCACGCACTAAAAACCCATCTAGGGTTCCATTTTCAGCCAAGCCAACTCCTCCTCCAAAGGAACCTTCTTCAAGGTCTGGATCATCAAAGCCGAGTTCTTCAAAAGGGAAAAGACCAGCAGCGCCTGAACCTGCCTCTGAGCCCCATCAACCTAAGTCGAGGTCTGTTCCATTACGTTCTCAGCGAGGTAAAACTCGAGTTCCCCTTAAATCTGTTAGAGAACCtgacattgatccttttgctcatAAATCCCACTTCATGACATCACATTCCAACTAA